The following are encoded together in the Vigna unguiculata cultivar IT97K-499-35 chromosome 2, ASM411807v1, whole genome shotgun sequence genome:
- the LOC114173910 gene encoding cytochrome P450 CYP82D47-like isoform X1 — protein sequence MAIAMIMDVFQLQTLILGVLVLLVGALLYQLKKRNGPNAKTFTVPQAAGAWPIVGHLHLFGAHQLTHKTLAVMAEKHGDIFTIKLGSNKVLVLSSSEMAKECFTVHDKAFSTRPCIAATKLMTYNTAMFGFAAHGPYWREMRKFTTIELLSNQRIELLKDTRTSELKTATREVYKLWSREGCPEGGVLVEMKRWFGDLTNNIVLRMVGGKPYYGASCDACAEGEAGRYQKAMREFMSLFGVFVLSDSIPLLGWIDNNGYKKAMKRTASEIDTLVEGWLEEHKRKREVSTNGKEEQDVMDVMLNVHHDLKVSGYDSDTIIKATCLNLILAGGDSIMVALTWALSLLLNNETELKKAQEELDTHVGKNRKVEESDIKKLVYIQAIVKETMRLYPPSPILTLRAAMEECTFSCGYHVPAGTHLIVNTWKIQRDGRVWHDPLDFKPERFLTSHKDVDVRGQNYELFPFGSGRRACPGVSLALRVVHLTLATLLHSFNVASPSNQAVDMTESIGLTNLKATPLEVLLTPRLDSKLYED from the exons ATGGCCATTGCCATGATCATGGATGTTTTCCAGCTCCAAACGCTGATTTTAGGCGTTCTTGTGTTGCTTGTAGGTGCCTTGCTTTATCAGTTAAAGAAGAGAAACGGTCCTAATGCAAAGACCTTCACTGTGCCTCAAGCAGCAGGAGCATGGCCTATTGTTGGTCATTTGCACCTCTTCGGGGCTCATCAACTTACACACAAGACACTTGCGGTGATGGCTGAAAAACACGGAGATATTTTCACAATAAAACTTGGTTCAAACAAAGTTCTGGTGTTGAGTAGCTCGGAGATGGCCAAAGAGTGTTTCACTGTCCATGATAAAGCATTCTCCACCAGGCCATGTATTGCAGCAACAAAGCTAATGACCTACAACACAGCAATGTTTGGTTTCGCTGCTCATGGACCCTATTGGCGTGAGATGAGGAAATTTACCACTATTGAGCTTCTCTCTAACCAAAGGATTGAATTGCTCAAGGATACAAGAACATCTGAGTTAAAGACTGCAACTAGGGAGGTATACAAGTTATGGTCAAGAGAAGGTTGTCCAGAGGGAGGAGTTTTGGTAGAGATGAAGCGGTGGTTTGGGGATTTGACGAATAATATTGTTCTGAGAATGGTGGGAGGGAAGCCATATTATGGGGCTAGTTGTGATGCTTGTGCTGAAGGTGAAGCAGGAAGATATCAGAAAGCTATGAGGGAGTTTATGAGTTTGTTTGGGGTGTTTGTATTATCCGATTCAATTCCGCTTCTGGGGTGGATAGATAACAATGGATACAAAAAGGCTATGAAGAGAACAGCTAGTGAAATAGACACTTTGGTTGAAGGGTGGCTGGAGgaacacaaaagaaaaagagaggtgAGTACAAATGGAAAGGAAGAACAGGATGTCATGGATGTTATGCTGAATGTTCATCACGACCTTAAGGTTTCTGGTTATGATTCAGACACGATCATCAAAGCTACTTGCCTG AATCTGATTTTGGCAGGAGGAGACAGCATCATGGTGGCTCTGACATGGGCACTATCTCTGCTTCTAAACAATGAAACGGAGCTTAAAAAAGCCCAAGAAGAATTGGACACTCATGTTGGGAAGAACAGGAAGGTGGAGGAATCTGACATAAAGAAGCTGGTGTACATCCAAGCCATTGTAAAGGAAACCATGCGGTTGTATCCACCAAGTCCTATTCTCACCCTTCGTGCAGCAATGGAAGAGTGCACATTTTCATGCGGCTATCATGTTCCTGCTGGCACACATTTGATTGTGAATACTTGGAAGATCCAAAGAGACGGTCGTGTCTGGCACGATCCTCTTGATTTCAAGCCTGAAAGATTCTTGACAAGCCACAAAGACGTTGATGTAAGGGGTCAGAACTATGAGCTCTTCCCTTTTGGTTCTGGAAGAAGAGCATGCCCTGGGGTCTCACTGGCTCTGCGTGTTGTGCACTTGACATTGGCTACACTCTTACATTCTTTCAATGTTGCTTCGCCTTCGAATCAAGCTGTAGACATGACAGAGAGCATTGGACTCACAAATTTAAAAGCAACCCCACTTGAAGTTCTGCTAACCCCACGTTTAGATTCAAAGCTTTACGAGGACTAG